From the Ammospiza caudacuta isolate bAmmCau1 chromosome 24, bAmmCau1.pri, whole genome shotgun sequence genome, one window contains:
- the MAPK14 gene encoding mitogen-activated protein kinase 14 isoform X2, producing MSQERPKFYRQELNKTVWEVPERYQNLSPVGSGAYGSVCSAFDTKTGLRVAVKKLSRPFQSIIHAKRTYRELRLLKHMKHENVIGLLDVFTPAKSLEEFNDVYLVTHLMGADLNNIVKCQKLTDDHVQFLIYQILRGLKYIHSADIIHRDLKPSNLAVNEDCELKILDFGLARHTDDEMTGYVATRWYRAPEIMLNWMHYNQTVDIWSVGCIMAELLTGRTLFPGTDHINQLQQIMRLTGTPPAYLINRMPSHEARNYIQSLSYMPKMNFENVFIGANPLAVDLLEKMLVLDTDKRITAAEALAHAYFAQYHDPDDEPVADPYDQSFESRELEIEEWKSLTYDEVISFVPPPLDQEEMES from the exons ATGTCTCAGGAGCGGCCCAAGTTCTACCGGCAGGAGCTGAACAAGACGGTGTGGGAGGTGCCCGAGCGCTACCAGAACCTCTCCCCGGTCGGCTCCGGGGCCTACGGCTCCGTCTG ctctgcctttgacACCAAGACGGGGTTGCGGGTGGCGGTGAAGAAGCTCTCGCGGCCCTTCCAGTCCATCATCCACGCCAAGAGAACCTACCGGGAGCTGCGGCTGCTCAAGCACATGAAACACGAAAAT gTGATTGGCTTGTTGGATGTGTTCACCCCTGCCAAATCACTAGAAGAATTCAATGATGT GTACTTGGTGACACATCTCATGGGAGCAGACCTGAACAACATTGTGAAATGCCAGAAGCTCACTGATGACCACGTGCAGTTCCTCATTTACCAGATCCTTCGGGGCCTGAAG TACATCCATTCAGCTGACATAATACACAGG GATTTAAAACCCAGTAACCTAGCTGTTAATGAAGACTGTGAGCTAAAG ATCCTGGATTTCGGGCTGGCGCGGCACACGGACGATGAGATGACCGGGTACGTGGCCACCCGGTGGTACAGGGCCCCTGAGATCATGCTCAACTGGATGCACTACAACCAGACAG tTGATATTTGGTCAGTGGGATGCATTATGGCTGAGCTGTTGACTGGAAGAACGTTGTTCCCTGGCACAGACC ATATTAACCAGCTTCAGCAGATCATGCGTCTGACGGGAACGCCCCCTGCCTATCTCATTAACAGGATGCCCAGCCACGAG GCAAGAAACTACATCCAGTCTTTGTCTTACATGCCGAAAATGAACTTTGAAAATGTCTTTATTGGTGCCAATCCCCTGG CCGTGGACTTGCTGGAGAAGATGCTGGTCCTGGACACGGACAAGCGCATCACGGCCGCCGAGGCGCTGGCCCACGCCTACTTCGCCCAGTACCACGACCCCGACGACGAGCCCGTGGCAGACCCCTATGACCAGTCCTTTGAAAGCAGAGAGCTTGAGATTGAAGAATGGAAAA
- the SRPK1 gene encoding SRSF protein kinase 1 isoform X3 yields the protein MERKVLALQARKKRTKAKKDKAQRKPDTQHRSLAAQSESDLPEQEEEILGSDDDEQEDPNDYCKGGYHLVKIGDLFNGRYHVIRKLGWGHFSTVWLAWDIQGRRFVAMKVVKSAEHYTETALDEIKLLKSVRSSDPNDPSKERVVQLLDDFKISGVNGSHICMVFEVLGHHLLKWIIKSNYQGLPLPCVKKIIKQVLQGLDYLHTKCRIIHTDIKPENILLCVNDQYIRRLAAEATEWQRSGAPPPSGSAVSTAPQPKPADKMSKNKKKKLKKKQKRQAELLEKRMQEIEEMEKEANPEQTQPEEEEEAQTPVEMLIKVSPSEESINKKPETLGQEGSNLMESNVEKDAAEINCNGVIAMTELTDSGNEGSVRLEDDLHNANAPANAPATQHPDNLHSSNYTQHNNDSELGPQEAVLDLFVPVAPEDSMVCQPVPSQGQALNEQGINNFHQESIRTEIPSEDENETNSPTDNKGKSAAGNFLLNPLEPKNADKLKVKIADLGNACWVHKHFTEDIQTRQYRSLEVLIGSGYNTPADIWSTACMAFELATGDYLFEPHSGEDYSRDEDHIALIIELLGKIPRKLILAGKYSKEFFTKKGDLKHITKLKPWGLFEVLVEKYEWAQDEAAGFTDFLLPMLELIPEKRATAAECLRHPWLNS from the exons ATGGAGCGGAAAG TGCTGGCGCTGCAGGCCCGGAAGAAGCGGACCAAAGCCAAGAAGGACAAGGCCCAGAGGAA ACCTGACACCCAGCACCGCAGCCTTGCTGCTCAGTCCGAGAGTGATCTTCCAGAGCAAGAGGAGGAAATCCTGGGATCAGATGATGATGAGCAAGAGGATCCAAATGATTACTGTAAAG GGGGTTACCACCTTGTGAAAATAGGAGATCTCTTCAATGGACGCTACCACGTGATTCGGAAGCTTGGATGGGGTCACTTCTCCACCGTGTGGCTGGCCTGGGACATCCA AGGGAGGAGATTCGTGGCAATGAAGGTGGTGAAGAGTGCAGAGCACTACACAGAAACAGCACTGGATGAAATCAAATTGCTGAAATCG GTCCGCAGCAGTGACCCAAATGATCCAAGCAAGGAGAGAGTTGTTCAGTTATTAGATGACTTCAAGATTTCAGGAGTGAATGGTTCCC ATATCTGTATGGTGTTTGAAGTTCTAGGGCATCATCTCCTGAAGTGGATCATCAAGTCAAATTACCAGGGTCTTCCACTCCCTTGTGTCAAAAAAATCATCAAACAG GTTCTTCAGGGTCTGGATTACCTGCATACCAAGTGTAGAATCATCCACACAGATATAAAGCCTGAGAACATCCTGCTGTGTGTGAATGACCAGTACATTCGCAGGCTGGCTGCAGAGGCAACAGAGTGGCAGAGATCTGGGGCTCCCCCACCATCTGGCTCTGcag TGAGCACTGCACCTCAGCCTAAACCA GCTGACAAAATGTcaaagaataagaaaaagaagttgaaaaagaagcagaaaagacaGGCGGAGTTGTTGGAGAAGCGAATGCAAGAGATAGAGGAAATGGAGAAGGAAGCAAACCCTGAGCAGACACAgcctgaagaggaggaggaagctcagACTCCTGTGGAAATGCTCATAAAAGTCAGTCCATCAGAGGAAAGTATCAACAAAAAGCCAG AAACCCTTGGACAGGAGGGATCCAATCTCATGGAAAGCAACGTGGAAAAAGACGCTGCAGAAATCAACTGCAACGGGGTGATCGCCATGACGGAGCTGACAGACTCTGGGAACGAGGGCTCCGTGCGCCTCGAGGACGACCTGCACAACGCCAATGCCCCCGCCAATGCCCCTGCCACCCAGCACCCTGACAACTTGCACAGCTCTAATTACACCCAGCACAACAATGACTCAGAGCTCGGGCCCCAGGAAGCAGTGTTGGACTTGTTTGTGCCCGTGGCTCCAGAGGATTCCATGGTGTGCCAGCCCGTCCCCAgccaggggcaggcactgaACGAGCAGGGCATCAACAATTTCCATCAGGAAAGCATCAGGACAGAGATCCCTTCAGAGGATGAGAATGAGACTAACAGCCCCACAGACAACAAAG GAAAATCAGCTGCTGGGAATTTCCTTCTTAATCCCCTTGAGCCCAAGAATGCAGATAAGCTCAAAGTGAAGATAGCTGACCTAGGAAATGCCTGCTGGGTG CACAAGCATTTCACTGAGGACATCCAGACCAGGCAGTACAGGTCCCTGGAGGTGCTGATAGGGTCAGGGTACAACACCCCTGCAGACATCTGGAGCACAGCCTGCATG GCCTTTGAGTTGGCAACAGGGGACTATCTCTTTGAGCCTCACTCTGGGGAAGATTACTCACGAGATGAAG ATCACATTGCATTGATCATAGAACTTCTGGGGAAAATACCTCGCAAGCTCATTTTGGCAGGAAAATATTCCAAGGAGTTTTTCACCAAAAAAg GTGATCTGAAGCACATCACCAAACTGAAGCCCTGGGGCCTTTTTGAAGTGCTGGTGGAAAAATACGAGTGGGCCCAAGATGAGGCAGCTGGATTCACAGACTTCTTACTCCCTATGCTGGAGCTGATCCCAGAGAAACGAGCTACAGCAGCAGAATGTCTCAGGCACCCCTGGCTTAACTCCTAG
- the MAPK14 gene encoding mitogen-activated protein kinase 14 isoform X1: protein MSQERPKFYRQELNKTVWEVPERYQNLSPVGSGAYGSVCSAFDTKTGLRVAVKKLSRPFQSIIHAKRTYRELRLLKHMKHENVIGLLDVFTPAKSLEEFNDVYLVTHLMGADLNNIVKCQKLTDDHVQFLIYQILRGLKYIHSADIIHRDLKPSNLAVNEDCELKILDFGLARHTDDEMTGYVATRWYRAPEIMLNWMHYNQTVDIWSVGCIMAELLTGRTLFPGTDHIDQLKLILRLVGTPGPELLKKISSESARNYIQSLSYMPKMNFENVFIGANPLAVDLLEKMLVLDTDKRITAAEALAHAYFAQYHDPDDEPVADPYDQSFESRELEIEEWKSLTYDEVISFVPPPLDQEEMES, encoded by the exons ATGTCTCAGGAGCGGCCCAAGTTCTACCGGCAGGAGCTGAACAAGACGGTGTGGGAGGTGCCCGAGCGCTACCAGAACCTCTCCCCGGTCGGCTCCGGGGCCTACGGCTCCGTCTG ctctgcctttgacACCAAGACGGGGTTGCGGGTGGCGGTGAAGAAGCTCTCGCGGCCCTTCCAGTCCATCATCCACGCCAAGAGAACCTACCGGGAGCTGCGGCTGCTCAAGCACATGAAACACGAAAAT gTGATTGGCTTGTTGGATGTGTTCACCCCTGCCAAATCACTAGAAGAATTCAATGATGT GTACTTGGTGACACATCTCATGGGAGCAGACCTGAACAACATTGTGAAATGCCAGAAGCTCACTGATGACCACGTGCAGTTCCTCATTTACCAGATCCTTCGGGGCCTGAAG TACATCCATTCAGCTGACATAATACACAGG GATTTAAAACCCAGTAACCTAGCTGTTAATGAAGACTGTGAGCTAAAG ATCCTGGATTTCGGGCTGGCGCGGCACACGGACGATGAGATGACCGGGTACGTGGCCACCCGGTGGTACAGGGCCCCTGAGATCATGCTCAACTGGATGCACTACAACCAGACAG tTGATATTTGGTCAGTGGGATGCATTATGGCTGAGCTGTTGACTGGAAGAACGTTGTTCCCTGGCACAGACC ATATTGATCAGTTGAAGCTCATTTTGAGACTCGTTGGAACCCCAGGGCCTGAGCTTTTGAAGAAAATCTCCTCAGAGTCT GCAAGAAACTACATCCAGTCTTTGTCTTACATGCCGAAAATGAACTTTGAAAATGTCTTTATTGGTGCCAATCCCCTGG CCGTGGACTTGCTGGAGAAGATGCTGGTCCTGGACACGGACAAGCGCATCACGGCCGCCGAGGCGCTGGCCCACGCCTACTTCGCCCAGTACCACGACCCCGACGACGAGCCCGTGGCAGACCCCTATGACCAGTCCTTTGAAAGCAGAGAGCTTGAGATTGAAGAATGGAAAA
- the SRPK1 gene encoding SRSF protein kinase 1 isoform X2: MAFSKTIGLSSGISLSMGGRASCRPDTQHRSLAAQSESDLPEQEEEILGSDDDEQEDPNDYCKGGYHLVKIGDLFNGRYHVIRKLGWGHFSTVWLAWDIQGRRFVAMKVVKSAEHYTETALDEIKLLKSVRSSDPNDPSKERVVQLLDDFKISGVNGSHICMVFEVLGHHLLKWIIKSNYQGLPLPCVKKIIKQVLQGLDYLHTKCRIIHTDIKPENILLCVNDQYIRRLAAEATEWQRSGAPPPSGSAVSTAPQPKPADKMSKNKKKKLKKKQKRQAELLEKRMQEIEEMEKEANPEQTQPEEEEEAQTPVEMLIKVSPSEESINKKPAETLGQEGSNLMESNVEKDAAEINCNGVIAMTELTDSGNEGSVRLEDDLHNANAPANAPATQHPDNLHSSNYTQHNNDSELGPQEAVLDLFVPVAPEDSMVCQPVPSQGQALNEQGINNFHQESIRTEIPSEDENETNSPTDNKGKSAAGNFLLNPLEPKNADKLKVKIADLGNACWVHKHFTEDIQTRQYRSLEVLIGSGYNTPADIWSTACMAFELATGDYLFEPHSGEDYSRDEDHIALIIELLGKIPRKLILAGKYSKEFFTKKGDLKHITKLKPWGLFEVLVEKYEWAQDEAAGFTDFLLPMLELIPEKRATAAECLRHPWLNS, encoded by the exons ATGGCTTTTTCGAAAACTATTGGGCTGTCTTCAGGAATATCTTTATCCATGGGAGGCCGTGCTTCTTGCAG ACCTGACACCCAGCACCGCAGCCTTGCTGCTCAGTCCGAGAGTGATCTTCCAGAGCAAGAGGAGGAAATCCTGGGATCAGATGATGATGAGCAAGAGGATCCAAATGATTACTGTAAAG GGGGTTACCACCTTGTGAAAATAGGAGATCTCTTCAATGGACGCTACCACGTGATTCGGAAGCTTGGATGGGGTCACTTCTCCACCGTGTGGCTGGCCTGGGACATCCA AGGGAGGAGATTCGTGGCAATGAAGGTGGTGAAGAGTGCAGAGCACTACACAGAAACAGCACTGGATGAAATCAAATTGCTGAAATCG GTCCGCAGCAGTGACCCAAATGATCCAAGCAAGGAGAGAGTTGTTCAGTTATTAGATGACTTCAAGATTTCAGGAGTGAATGGTTCCC ATATCTGTATGGTGTTTGAAGTTCTAGGGCATCATCTCCTGAAGTGGATCATCAAGTCAAATTACCAGGGTCTTCCACTCCCTTGTGTCAAAAAAATCATCAAACAG GTTCTTCAGGGTCTGGATTACCTGCATACCAAGTGTAGAATCATCCACACAGATATAAAGCCTGAGAACATCCTGCTGTGTGTGAATGACCAGTACATTCGCAGGCTGGCTGCAGAGGCAACAGAGTGGCAGAGATCTGGGGCTCCCCCACCATCTGGCTCTGcag TGAGCACTGCACCTCAGCCTAAACCA GCTGACAAAATGTcaaagaataagaaaaagaagttgaaaaagaagcagaaaagacaGGCGGAGTTGTTGGAGAAGCGAATGCAAGAGATAGAGGAAATGGAGAAGGAAGCAAACCCTGAGCAGACACAgcctgaagaggaggaggaagctcagACTCCTGTGGAAATGCTCATAAAAGTCAGTCCATCAGAGGAAAGTATCAACAAAAAGCCAG CAGAAACCCTTGGACAGGAGGGATCCAATCTCATGGAAAGCAACGTGGAAAAAGACGCTGCAGAAATCAACTGCAACGGGGTGATCGCCATGACGGAGCTGACAGACTCTGGGAACGAGGGCTCCGTGCGCCTCGAGGACGACCTGCACAACGCCAATGCCCCCGCCAATGCCCCTGCCACCCAGCACCCTGACAACTTGCACAGCTCTAATTACACCCAGCACAACAATGACTCAGAGCTCGGGCCCCAGGAAGCAGTGTTGGACTTGTTTGTGCCCGTGGCTCCAGAGGATTCCATGGTGTGCCAGCCCGTCCCCAgccaggggcaggcactgaACGAGCAGGGCATCAACAATTTCCATCAGGAAAGCATCAGGACAGAGATCCCTTCAGAGGATGAGAATGAGACTAACAGCCCCACAGACAACAAAG GAAAATCAGCTGCTGGGAATTTCCTTCTTAATCCCCTTGAGCCCAAGAATGCAGATAAGCTCAAAGTGAAGATAGCTGACCTAGGAAATGCCTGCTGGGTG CACAAGCATTTCACTGAGGACATCCAGACCAGGCAGTACAGGTCCCTGGAGGTGCTGATAGGGTCAGGGTACAACACCCCTGCAGACATCTGGAGCACAGCCTGCATG GCCTTTGAGTTGGCAACAGGGGACTATCTCTTTGAGCCTCACTCTGGGGAAGATTACTCACGAGATGAAG ATCACATTGCATTGATCATAGAACTTCTGGGGAAAATACCTCGCAAGCTCATTTTGGCAGGAAAATATTCCAAGGAGTTTTTCACCAAAAAAg GTGATCTGAAGCACATCACCAAACTGAAGCCCTGGGGCCTTTTTGAAGTGCTGGTGGAAAAATACGAGTGGGCCCAAGATGAGGCAGCTGGATTCACAGACTTCTTACTCCCTATGCTGGAGCTGATCCCAGAGAAACGAGCTACAGCAGCAGAATGTCTCAGGCACCCCTGGCTTAACTCCTAG
- the SRPK1 gene encoding SRSF protein kinase 1 isoform X1 encodes MERKVLALQARKKRTKAKKDKAQRKPDTQHRSLAAQSESDLPEQEEEILGSDDDEQEDPNDYCKGGYHLVKIGDLFNGRYHVIRKLGWGHFSTVWLAWDIQGRRFVAMKVVKSAEHYTETALDEIKLLKSVRSSDPNDPSKERVVQLLDDFKISGVNGSHICMVFEVLGHHLLKWIIKSNYQGLPLPCVKKIIKQVLQGLDYLHTKCRIIHTDIKPENILLCVNDQYIRRLAAEATEWQRSGAPPPSGSAVSTAPQPKPADKMSKNKKKKLKKKQKRQAELLEKRMQEIEEMEKEANPEQTQPEEEEEAQTPVEMLIKVSPSEESINKKPAETLGQEGSNLMESNVEKDAAEINCNGVIAMTELTDSGNEGSVRLEDDLHNANAPANAPATQHPDNLHSSNYTQHNNDSELGPQEAVLDLFVPVAPEDSMVCQPVPSQGQALNEQGINNFHQESIRTEIPSEDENETNSPTDNKGKSAAGNFLLNPLEPKNADKLKVKIADLGNACWVHKHFTEDIQTRQYRSLEVLIGSGYNTPADIWSTACMAFELATGDYLFEPHSGEDYSRDEDHIALIIELLGKIPRKLILAGKYSKEFFTKKGDLKHITKLKPWGLFEVLVEKYEWAQDEAAGFTDFLLPMLELIPEKRATAAECLRHPWLNS; translated from the exons ATGGAGCGGAAAG TGCTGGCGCTGCAGGCCCGGAAGAAGCGGACCAAAGCCAAGAAGGACAAGGCCCAGAGGAA ACCTGACACCCAGCACCGCAGCCTTGCTGCTCAGTCCGAGAGTGATCTTCCAGAGCAAGAGGAGGAAATCCTGGGATCAGATGATGATGAGCAAGAGGATCCAAATGATTACTGTAAAG GGGGTTACCACCTTGTGAAAATAGGAGATCTCTTCAATGGACGCTACCACGTGATTCGGAAGCTTGGATGGGGTCACTTCTCCACCGTGTGGCTGGCCTGGGACATCCA AGGGAGGAGATTCGTGGCAATGAAGGTGGTGAAGAGTGCAGAGCACTACACAGAAACAGCACTGGATGAAATCAAATTGCTGAAATCG GTCCGCAGCAGTGACCCAAATGATCCAAGCAAGGAGAGAGTTGTTCAGTTATTAGATGACTTCAAGATTTCAGGAGTGAATGGTTCCC ATATCTGTATGGTGTTTGAAGTTCTAGGGCATCATCTCCTGAAGTGGATCATCAAGTCAAATTACCAGGGTCTTCCACTCCCTTGTGTCAAAAAAATCATCAAACAG GTTCTTCAGGGTCTGGATTACCTGCATACCAAGTGTAGAATCATCCACACAGATATAAAGCCTGAGAACATCCTGCTGTGTGTGAATGACCAGTACATTCGCAGGCTGGCTGCAGAGGCAACAGAGTGGCAGAGATCTGGGGCTCCCCCACCATCTGGCTCTGcag TGAGCACTGCACCTCAGCCTAAACCA GCTGACAAAATGTcaaagaataagaaaaagaagttgaaaaagaagcagaaaagacaGGCGGAGTTGTTGGAGAAGCGAATGCAAGAGATAGAGGAAATGGAGAAGGAAGCAAACCCTGAGCAGACACAgcctgaagaggaggaggaagctcagACTCCTGTGGAAATGCTCATAAAAGTCAGTCCATCAGAGGAAAGTATCAACAAAAAGCCAG CAGAAACCCTTGGACAGGAGGGATCCAATCTCATGGAAAGCAACGTGGAAAAAGACGCTGCAGAAATCAACTGCAACGGGGTGATCGCCATGACGGAGCTGACAGACTCTGGGAACGAGGGCTCCGTGCGCCTCGAGGACGACCTGCACAACGCCAATGCCCCCGCCAATGCCCCTGCCACCCAGCACCCTGACAACTTGCACAGCTCTAATTACACCCAGCACAACAATGACTCAGAGCTCGGGCCCCAGGAAGCAGTGTTGGACTTGTTTGTGCCCGTGGCTCCAGAGGATTCCATGGTGTGCCAGCCCGTCCCCAgccaggggcaggcactgaACGAGCAGGGCATCAACAATTTCCATCAGGAAAGCATCAGGACAGAGATCCCTTCAGAGGATGAGAATGAGACTAACAGCCCCACAGACAACAAAG GAAAATCAGCTGCTGGGAATTTCCTTCTTAATCCCCTTGAGCCCAAGAATGCAGATAAGCTCAAAGTGAAGATAGCTGACCTAGGAAATGCCTGCTGGGTG CACAAGCATTTCACTGAGGACATCCAGACCAGGCAGTACAGGTCCCTGGAGGTGCTGATAGGGTCAGGGTACAACACCCCTGCAGACATCTGGAGCACAGCCTGCATG GCCTTTGAGTTGGCAACAGGGGACTATCTCTTTGAGCCTCACTCTGGGGAAGATTACTCACGAGATGAAG ATCACATTGCATTGATCATAGAACTTCTGGGGAAAATACCTCGCAAGCTCATTTTGGCAGGAAAATATTCCAAGGAGTTTTTCACCAAAAAAg GTGATCTGAAGCACATCACCAAACTGAAGCCCTGGGGCCTTTTTGAAGTGCTGGTGGAAAAATACGAGTGGGCCCAAGATGAGGCAGCTGGATTCACAGACTTCTTACTCCCTATGCTGGAGCTGATCCCAGAGAAACGAGCTACAGCAGCAGAATGTCTCAGGCACCCCTGGCTTAACTCCTAG